One window of the Catenulispora sp. EB89 genome contains the following:
- a CDS encoding endonuclease, whose amino-acid sequence MRKIRTVAAVLIAGVVPLGVTVAASAPAAHSAAAASGTFSLLNYNVAGLPVVHEPPTKLSMEDAATQIGQRIQPYDVVNMQEDFNYHAYIYAGDNHANRTATSGPAGFGDGLNTVSDDQFSEFSRTKWSSCYPDNGDCFTPKGFSVMRLRLAPGVYVDYYNLHLNAGTSSSDETARQNEWQQLTAFLQANSAGDAVIVAGDTNSRYTRGDDQLADFVAANGLTDSWVQLEQGGVAPPAGAPPLMCDEAAITNTCEVTNKTFYRSSKQITLSATAYNNEHAKFLDSAGAMLSDMDPILTDFSWSQNPDYQQSDLFGGDGGTSFTDGAAIPAGTAATTVALSAGNRVDQVGLTLANGTSFTHGGTGGTPASLTLNSGEHIASVELCEGQYNGGERLFYAKYTTDAGRVLAGGTVTSDCTAYTPPTGWQLAGFYGRSATEVDKLGLIYTRQS is encoded by the coding sequence ATGAGGAAGATCCGCACCGTCGCCGCCGTGTTGATCGCCGGTGTCGTCCCGCTCGGCGTCACGGTGGCCGCCAGTGCCCCGGCCGCGCACTCCGCCGCCGCGGCCTCCGGCACGTTCTCGCTGCTGAACTACAACGTGGCCGGGCTGCCGGTGGTGCACGAGCCGCCGACGAAGCTGTCGATGGAGGACGCCGCCACCCAGATCGGGCAGCGGATTCAGCCCTATGACGTGGTCAACATGCAGGAGGACTTCAACTACCACGCGTACATCTACGCCGGTGACAACCACGCCAACCGCACCGCGACCAGCGGTCCGGCCGGGTTCGGCGACGGGCTGAACACGGTGTCCGACGACCAGTTCAGCGAGTTCAGCCGGACGAAGTGGTCCAGCTGCTACCCCGACAACGGCGACTGCTTCACGCCCAAGGGCTTCTCGGTGATGCGGCTGCGGCTGGCGCCGGGGGTGTACGTGGACTACTACAACCTGCACCTGAACGCCGGCACGAGCAGCAGCGACGAGACCGCTCGGCAGAACGAGTGGCAGCAGCTGACCGCGTTCCTGCAAGCCAACTCCGCCGGCGACGCCGTGATCGTGGCCGGCGACACCAACAGCCGCTACACGCGCGGCGACGACCAGCTGGCGGACTTCGTCGCGGCCAACGGCCTCACCGACTCCTGGGTGCAGCTGGAACAGGGCGGCGTCGCCCCGCCGGCCGGCGCGCCGCCGCTGATGTGCGACGAGGCGGCGATCACGAACACCTGCGAGGTCACGAACAAGACCTTCTACCGCAGCAGCAAGCAGATCACCCTCAGCGCCACCGCGTACAACAACGAGCACGCCAAGTTCCTGGACTCCGCCGGCGCGATGCTGTCGGACATGGACCCGATCCTGACCGACTTCAGCTGGTCGCAGAACCCTGACTACCAGCAGAGCGACCTGTTCGGCGGCGACGGCGGCACGTCGTTCACCGACGGCGCCGCCATCCCGGCCGGCACCGCCGCGACCACGGTCGCGCTCAGCGCCGGCAACCGCGTCGACCAGGTCGGCCTGACGCTGGCGAACGGCACGTCGTTCACCCACGGCGGCACCGGCGGTACCCCGGCGTCGCTGACGCTGAACAGCGGCGAGCACATCGCCTCGGTCGAGCTGTGCGAAGGCCAGTACAACGGCGGTGAGCGGCTGTTCTACGCGAAGTACACGACGGATGCCGGCCGGGTGCTGGCCGGCGGGACAGTCACCTCCGACTGCACCGCCTACACCCCCCCGACCGGCTGGCAGCTCGCCGGCTTCTACGGCCGCTCCGCCACCGAGGTCGACAAGCTCGGCCTGATCTACACGCGCCAGAGCTGA
- a CDS encoding hemerythrin domain-containing protein, giving the protein MASPAGDRAVALSLQLAQAHQRLRDQIREVRAGVGHRRRGQDTLVTHCLAFCHALTSHHRGEDEELFSDLLRERPDLAPTVAKLVEDHAMIAGILVRTRELAEKAAVPGGGESTEAIGRELDGLAAIMESHFRYEERTVRQVFSQYSQ; this is encoded by the coding sequence GTGGCTTCCCCAGCAGGCGACCGCGCGGTCGCCTTGAGCTTGCAGCTCGCCCAGGCACATCAGCGGCTTCGCGACCAGATCCGCGAGGTCAGAGCGGGTGTCGGACACCGTCGGCGGGGCCAGGACACTCTCGTGACGCACTGCCTGGCCTTCTGTCACGCGCTGACCTCGCACCATCGTGGCGAGGACGAGGAGCTGTTCTCGGACTTGCTGCGCGAACGACCGGACCTCGCGCCGACGGTCGCGAAACTGGTCGAGGATCACGCGATGATCGCCGGAATCCTCGTTCGGACCCGCGAGCTCGCGGAAAAGGCAGCTGTACCGGGCGGAGGCGAGAGCACTGAGGCGATCGGTCGTGAGCTCGACGGACTCGCGGCGATCATGGAGTCCCACTTCCGCTACGAAGAGCGGACCGTCCGCCAGGTGTTCAGCCAGTACAGCCAGTAG
- a CDS encoding TetR/AcrR family transcriptional regulator encodes MASDTRDRMIDATVDALSRHGVAGMSFTEILQTSGAARGAIYHHFPQGKNQLVAEAAERFGDRVRGALGDLDGADPQAVAEAFVASVRPVVQASITGYSCAVAAASVGSSDDDELRRTAGGAFTAWLRELTDRFAAAGLPEKKAADTAALLISMLEGAQVICRAVGDIEPFDAAARAARALLAP; translated from the coding sequence ATGGCCTCGGACACCCGCGACCGCATGATCGACGCCACCGTCGACGCCCTGAGCCGGCACGGCGTGGCGGGCATGTCGTTCACCGAGATCCTGCAGACCAGCGGCGCCGCCCGCGGCGCGATCTACCACCACTTCCCGCAGGGCAAGAACCAGCTCGTCGCCGAGGCCGCCGAGCGCTTCGGCGACCGGGTCCGCGGCGCCCTGGGCGACCTGGACGGCGCCGACCCGCAGGCCGTCGCCGAGGCCTTCGTGGCCTCGGTGCGTCCCGTCGTGCAGGCGTCGATCACCGGCTACAGCTGCGCGGTCGCCGCGGCCAGCGTCGGTTCCAGCGACGACGACGAGCTGCGCCGCACCGCCGGGGGAGCGTTCACGGCGTGGCTGCGGGAGCTGACGGACCGGTTCGCCGCGGCCGGCCTGCCGGAGAAGAAGGCCGCGGACACCGCGGCACTGCTGATCAGCATGTTGGAGGGCGCGCAGGTGATCTGCCGAGCCGTCGGCGACATCGAACCCTTCGACGCCGCGGCACGCGCGGCGCGTGCGCTGCTGGCCCCCTGA